The following coding sequences are from one Asterias amurensis chromosome 8, ASM3211899v1 window:
- the LOC139941173 gene encoding uncharacterized protein — translation MAASSLQITRREDGSYLYEFTSHSQHILQTLNECRQFPRLCDCTVLVETRTFNTHKAVLIACSDYFKSYFTTLPDVSGQPIVLENVSARGFHLLLEFAYTSRMCLTMAVMEDVLSVAVNLKAASVLEACCEFLKSQLTGDNCVDIISVAETFNLTEIKRQANRLMCERLIELSQTYNKKGSGPLLPDSKEELEGLINANKEALAALEANHQESCDSESEDIGGVESDCSFSDMVPTMMGDRLRPRVQTQPPNLDPTRDRTLKVETKAALKSPVLRALRQLPRRRGRPRKTEAVQRTTRLRKTLRNKRGTFSIAKSRKEYICRFCTLKFGKLRDLRQHYIKEHSQCDRCTKVFRADAELERHLISHQRRDTARGPRRYVCTYCGKNCGYSSALKIHVRTHTGEKPFKCDLCSARFIQSINLKRHVLTNHQKDTPYECKFCDKKFSVFVYLKSHEITHSSERPFQCETCGAMFKRKSDLRSHNRVHSSDKPFTCDICLAKFKTTNDLKTHSLIHNDTKPHTCDKCGASFKRTGHLNRHMMIHSNNKPYQCETCGAQFNRKENLRSHQRIHSGEQPYKCSLCGASFRHLSSMKIHEKNHWGQRTGAQDTSMMSQHDGGSLQHIAALMGLPVQGLSLPPGNNLPVGLQVNTDAQNQLSIQPNHAQSPDPTPPLHSPGQHTPMNLHAHQQQNQALQMPPPNSTLNSPMASPMSMASRSPMPMGLISSASQNIHITTSSMSPGVNQVHQVPNLQAYMMNTASLM, via the exons ATGGCAGCCAGCTCCCTTCAGATCACTCGGCGGGAGGATGGCAGCTACCTCTACGAGTTCACCTCTCACAGCCAGCACATCTTGCAGACACTAAACGAATGCCGTCAGTTCCCCCGGCTCTGTGACTGCACCGTCCTGGTCGAGACCCGAACCTTTAACACCCACAAGGCTGTCTTGATAGCCTGCAGTGACTACTTCAAGAGTTACTTCACGACCCTGCCGGATGTCTCCGGCCAGCCGATCGTCCTGGAGAATGTCAGCGCGCGGGGCTTCCACCTCCTTCTTGAGTTTGCCTACACATCGAGGATGTGTCTTACCATGGCAGTCATGGAGGATGTTCTCTCAGTGGCCGTCAATCTAAAGGCAGCGTCTGTCCTGGAAGCTTGTTGTGAGTTCCTGAAGTCTCAACTGACCGGAGATAACTGTGTGGACATCATCTCGGTCGCTGAGACTTTTAACCTGACTGAGATCAAACGTCAGGCTAATAGGCTCATGTGTGAACGGCTGATTGAGTTATCACAGACATACAACAAGAAAGGCAGTGGGCCATTGCTTCCTGATAGTAAAGAAGAGCTGGAAG GTCTTATCAATGCCAATAAAGAAGCCTTAGCAGCCCTGGAAGCTAATCATCAAGAGAGTTGCGACAGTGAGAGTGAAGACATTGGTGGAGTGGAATCAGACTGTTCCTTCTCAGACATGGTGCCAACAATGATGGGGGACAGGCTCCGACCCCGCGTACAAACACAACCGCCAAACTTGGACCCTACCAGGGATCGGACACTCAAGGTGGAAACCAAAGCCGCCCTGAAGAGCCCAGTGTTGAGGGCTCTGAGGCAGCTTCCTCGTAGGAGGGGCAGGCCGAGGAAAACAGAAGCTGTCCAGCGTACAACGAGATTACGTAAGACACTGCGGAACAAGAGGGGAACCTTTAGCATTGCCAAATCAAGGAAGGAATATATCTGTCGCTTTTGCACGCTCAAGTTCGGCAAGCTAAGAGACCTTAGACAGCATTACATCAAGGAGCACAGCCAGTGCGACAGATGCACCAAGGTTTTCCGCGCTGATGCCGAGCTAGAACGCCACCTGATATCCCACCAGAGACGCGACACGGCCAGAGGGCCGCGACGGTATGTCTGCACATATTGTGGTAAGAACTGCGGATACTCATCGGCACTTAAAATCCACGTCCGAACTCACACCGGGGAGAAACCCTTCAAGTGTGACCTATGCAGTGCCCGCTTCATCCAGTCCATAAACCTGAAAAGGCACGTCCTCACCAACCACCAGAAAGACACGCCCTACGAATGCAAGTTCTGCGACAAAAAGTTCAGCGTCTTCGTCTATCTGAAGAGTCACGAGATCACGCACAGCAGTGAGCGACCCTTCCAATGCGAGACATGCGGTGCCATGTTCAAACGCAAGAGCGACCTACGCAGTCACAATCGCGTGCACAGCTCTGACAAACCCTTTACCTGCGATATCTGCCTGGCCAAATTCAAGACCACGAACGATCTCAAAACTCACTCGCTGATTCACAACGATACCAAGCCCCACACCTGCGATAAGTGTGGGGCGAGCTTTAAGCGGACGGGCCACCTTAATAGACATATGATGATCCACAGTAACAATAAACCGTACCAGTGCGAGACGTGTGGAGCACAGTTTAATCGCAAGGAGAACCTGCGAAGTCACCAGCGTATTCACAGCGGTGAGCAGCCGTATAAGTGTAGCTTGTGTGGTGCTAGCTTCAGACATCTCAGTAGTATGAAGATACACGAGAAGAACCATTGGGG CCAGAGAACAGGTGCCCAAGACACTTCTATGATGAGTCAACACGACGGTGGGTCCCTCCAGCACATCGCTGCACTCATGGGTCTACCAGTACAAGGCCTCTCCCTGCCCCCTGGCAACAACCTCCCAGTCGGCCTCCAAGTCAACACCGATGCCCAGAACCAACTCTCCATCCAGCCCAACCACGCCCAATCCCCggaccccaccccacccctgcACTCACCAGGTCAACATACCCCAATGAATCTACATGCGCACCAACAGCAGAACCAAGCCTTACAGATGCCTCCGCCCAACTCCACCCTGAACTCCCCGATGGCATCGCCCATGTCGATGGCGTCGCGGTCTCCCATGCCCATGGGTCTGATCTCGTCTGCTTCCCAAAACATTCACATAACAACCTCCTCCATGTCACCGGGTGTTAACCAGGTTCACCAAGTTCCCAACTTACAAGCTTACATGATGAATACAGCTTCGTTAATGTAG
- the LOC139941182 gene encoding RING finger protein 24-like, with the protein MIENVTMSTELPLNFQQVLPFLVVAGLILLLNLVFCCYLLRLKRSGKVDLGFKTVNYTKKKIGAKFDMCSVCLEDFEEGTKIGQCHCQHVFHVICISKWLRLRNTCPICNAKLRPSVTERSSLRVHVHSLPTQSVTSNL; encoded by the exons ATGATTGAGAATGTCACCATGTCCACTGAACTTCCATTGAATTTTCAGCAAGTGTTGCCGTTTCTTGTCGTTGCTGGGCTAATCTTGTTGCTTAACCTGGTCTTCTGCTGCTATCTTCTGAG GCTCAAACGATCCGGAAAGGTCGACCTTGGATTCAAAACA GTGAACTATACGAAGAAGAAAATTGGAGCCAAGTTTGAC ATGTGCTCCGTTTGCCTAGAAGACTTCGAAGAGGGCACAAAGATTGGTCAGTGTCACTGCCAGCATGTGTTCCATGTCAT ATGCATCTCCAAGTGGCTGCGATTGCGCAATACGTGTCCTATTTGTAACGCCAAGTTACGGCCTTCAGTGACGGAGCGCTCGAGCCTACGTGTCCATGTGCATTCACTACCTACACAGTCAGTTACCAGTAACCTCTAA